Within the Microcebus murinus isolate Inina chromosome 16, M.murinus_Inina_mat1.0, whole genome shotgun sequence genome, the region cccattagcatgtatttaaaatttcatattcacTAAATGGTAGGGTTATTCTAAAAAGGAGATAACATTATTACATAATTAGCATATTTTTCCTGATTCTATGACtatttctcattcattatttaaaaaggtaGGAAGAAACAAGAAATTGAAAACTACAATTTGACAAGCACAGGGAAGAAAGCAAGCACCACCTTCAGTCCCTTTAACTTAGGACACCTAGAATCAGTATTTTGGTTGCTCGTGTTAGATTAaggttaagtatgaaatgtccgatttccttaagtgctaagtttgacagttgatatctctgatatttcagtTTGACacttattgctttctttttattgtgaaggtacatcctcagtctttcaaatgtacattttggcttgtgattatctttcaaatgatttttagagcaatttttgtgaaactaatggataaatcaaaaattcgtattattttcaaatatgagtttcgTTGCAGAACCCATGCAGTGCAGACAGcctgaaatatcaacaaagtgtttgggaaggatgtggctaacgAACGAGTCGATGGTTTGAGAATTTCCCTTCTGGTGATTTTACTCTTGAAactgagccacgtgggcgacctgagaccaaggtggataatgataaactgaaagctgtagtggaagcgaatccatctcaacctacatgacaattagcagcaaggtttgacgttactattccaacaatattggaccacttgaaacaaatgggcaaggtaagaagctggatagatgggtaccgcatgaattaaatgagtgccAGAAGAGGAATcctctggaagcttgcctttctttgctgtcacgacataaatgCAAACAATTTCTACATCGCATAGTtacctgtgatgaaaaatggattctttttgacaattgcaagcattcggcacaacggttggataaagatgaagtgctgaaacacagtccaaaactgaatattcatcaataaaaagctaatggtgtctgtttggtggtccagcgctggcaTTATCcgctacagcttcatgaaacctggtcagtcgatacAGTgcatgtctactgcaaccaactggaggAAATGACGAGGATGCatgcgattaagcagctgagattggtcaatagagacaggccaatcctcttgcaaggcaatgctcgaccacatgtcacacaaacaacgctgctcagactacagaggctggacttggaaactgtcatccaccatattcaccagaccttgcaccagctgacttccacttcttccaggctttggaccacttcttgcaaggaaaaatattaaattctcaacaagctgcgGAAAACGTCTTTCCTGATTTCATCGCCATACgatctccaggcttctttgctgctcgCATAAGCAAGCTGCttagatggcaaaactgtgtcaatagtctGGGCACGTACTTTGATTCACTGGACTGCTTCTTggttgagatataataaactagaCTTTGGagtcaaaatcagacatttttttctttctttgttttttgagacagagtctcactctgttgcccgggctagagtgccgtggcatcagcctagctcacagcagcctcaaactcctgggctcaagcaatcctcctgcctcagcctcccgagtagctgggactacaggcatgcgccaccatgcccggctagtttttttctatatatttttagttgtccagctaatttctttctacttttagtagacacgaggtctctcgctcttgctcaggctgctttcgaactccagaccttgagcaatctgcctcgccttggcttcccagagtggtaggattaacgggcgtgagccactgcgcccggcccagacatttcatatttaatgacctcaAACAAAcgtaacacacaaacacacatttttacataaaaaaaaaaaaaatagcgggCTCCGCATGACGTCACTCATCCTTCAAGGTGGGGCGGGGCTCTGCACTCGGACCACGCCCCCGAGTCCACAGGACCCTCTACTGCCCTCTGCTGGGAAATGTCAGAACAACCGCACAAATCTGCGACGACTAATCCTGCGCCTGGCGCCCTAGGCGTCGCCGGACACAAAACCAGAAGCATCCGCGGGCTGCCGGTTAGGAATACAGCGTCTGAGCCGGGGGTCCCTGGCACAGATCTTCAGCGCTGCTACCTCCTAGCTGTGTGTGACGTTGGGGGGGTCCCCTGacctcctgagcctcagtttccccgtcggCGAAGTGCGCATCACTCAGACGGCCAGCTCCACGCACTGCCGTAGACTCTTCTAGGTGAAGCACTCGGgcccgggccgggcgcggcgaGAAGGCCGTGTGCGCGTTTGCTTTTATCTTGGCACCGGGGCAGGCGGGGGAAGGGTGCTGGGAAAGGCGCCCCTCTCGGCTCCTACCTTTCATAGAATAAACCAGCAAGCGCTGCGTCTGGTTCCTGACAAAGGACGCCACCAGGTCCAGCTGATCTGCCtctgggggcgggagggaggacATTCCAGTGGGTCCCCGAGGGCTAAGGGCCTCCCCGccgcctccgcgcccggccccgcccggccctgccccccGGGGCTCCTCTCGGGGCGCGGTCCCCGGGCGTCTGCCCCGCACCCGCTTTCCCCGCGAACACGTTCAGCGCGTAGTCCCGGAAGAAGGGCCCCTGCATGCCCCGCAGCAGGGCCTGGGCGCGGGCCTGCAGCTGCTCGCGGTGGAAGCGGCCGGGGATGATGGCCGCGCGCAGTTTGTCCAGGGCCTCGTTCACCGAGTCGACGCACTGCAGGCAGCCCCGGCCGCCGGGCGCGCCCCGGCCCAGGAGCAGCAGAAGGGCCAAGGCCAGGGCCATGGCTGGGTCTTTGTGACGTCACAGAGGCagcccgcaggccccgccccccagttaggggcggggcgggccaggGAACACCACAGGTGCGTTCAAGCACGCGTaagctgagcacctactgtgtgccgggcatGGAACCTAGGCAGAGAGAGTCgagaaaaaacagaaagcctCTGCCCTCGTGCAACTTCCTGGTTCCTACTGAattgattcattcaacacatatttattgaacacctactatgtgccaggtgccgACCAAGGCCCCCAGAGCTAGAGGTGAGAAAAACAGGAGGTCTCTGCCCTTTTGGCACTTACTTTGATTAATTCAACAcgtatttactgagtgcctactgtgtgccaggtctCGTTCTAGGCACCAGATACAGAGCTGAGATAAACAcaggcagcccctgcccacctggaGTTCACATTCATTTCTTCCACAGACGTCAGTGTTGCCTACTACGTGCCAGGAGCTGGAGATGACTGAGCTACGATGGACACCGTCGCTGCTCACGCAGTTCAGtccagcaggggtgggagggagtggggggAAGAGAAATGTAAAACCCGGTAAACAGATTAGTAAATAAAGCAATGACAAACTGCATTCTGCTCTGGGGTGCAAATACAGTGTGATGACAGGAGAATTCTCAAGGGCAGGAGGTGATGTCTGGTTCCCTGCTCTAGCCCGGTGCCTGGCATGTTCTAGGTCCTCCATAGATATTTAGTGAACCCACTAAATATCCCTGGGGACTCCCCAGGGGAAGTGTACTTTgttttttccctgaaattttcACCCTGAAAATGTTCAACTCTAGAGAAAAGTTGCAAGAGTggcacaataaacactcaaatATGCCTTCACACTTTGCATTCGCTGTATCTCTCTACCTATatgtagattaataaaatagtaatttaatGATGGAGATtaaattaaaagacattaaatattTCTGGTAGTTCTgttgacaataaaataaaataaaaaaacattaataaaaaataaaagacattaaatattAGTACACAGATACAGCAAATGTAAatcaatttatattatattaatatatagattaatattaatttaattaatagatatttaagtcaataaagactaaataaatattagtgtgtatagagagagtgacatagagacagagagagagaaagggggagaaagggaggggaggggagttgtCTTAGTTCAGGCCCTTGTAACGAAGTGCCATAGATTgaatagcttataaacaacagaattgatttctcacagttctggaagtccaaggtcagggtgccGGCAGGGGCGAGTACTGGTGAGGCTGCcttcttgtatcctcacatggcagaaagagggtGACAGAGCTCTGTAGAGTCCCTTTTAGAAGGGCACTAATTGTACTTATGAAGGTTCCACCCTCAAGACCCAATCACCCCCAAAGGCCCCGCTTCTGATATCATCACAATGGGGGTTGGAAtttcacatatgaattttgacaggatgcaaacattcagtccatcacaggaggggaggggagaggagaagaaagatataattatgtataatatatgcatattttattccCCTGATTTGCATTCTCCTACATTATAATTTGTTCTCCTATTGGTTTCCTTCATAGCAccatagatatatttattttgatccATTTGAAaatacctagcactctgggaggccaaggtgggaggattgctaaaggtcaggagttcaaaaccagcctgtgcaagagcgagaccctgtctctactaaaaatagaaagaaattaattggccaactaaaaatatatagaaaaaattagctgggcatggtggcgcatgcctgtagtcccagctactcaggaggctgaagcaggaggatcacttgagcccaggagtttgaggttgctgtgagctaggatgacgccagggcactctacccggggcaacagagtgagactctgtctcaagataaataaataaataaataatttggagaCACCAAGACACTTTACCCCTAAATTCTCCAGCACATTTCTCTTAAGAATGAGGACCTTCTTCTAGAGACGAGAGTCTGGTTATCACTCGTGGGAAATTTAACATTGGCTCAACACCAGACATATTCAGACTTTCCCATATGCCTTCTAACTCTTCTCTGCTTCAGTGTCTCCTCCTCCCAGAAGCCCTCTCAGATTACACTCTGAACAGCGGATCTGTTATTCTCTATCTTAGGGATCAACAGATATTTTCTCTAAATAAGGaccagaatataaatattttaggctctatGAGTCCTAGGTTCTCTGTCACTACTGTAGTGGGCAAGTAGGACATTGGGGAAATGAATGAGGGTGGCTGCATTTCAATGAAACTATgcacactgaaatttgaattttatataattttcaagcATCACAAAAGATTATTCTGCTTTTGACTTTTTCCAACCATTTAGAAATGTAAAGACCATTCTTAGCTCGTGGGCCATAGGTGGCCAACACCTGCTCTAATTCATCGTCCTGTTGGCTTCTTTCGTAGcactaattataatttttttctttgtctttttttgtctctctccCGTATCAGCCCAATAAaccccttgaggccaggagccatGCGTATACTGCCCTGAACTTGCAGGAAGGAACCCGGCATATGGTaggtgtccaataaatatttattgaaggaaataaaaggaaaaaagccagttccctttttgagcctcagtttacccctctgtaaaatgaggataataatgcgCCAACTTTATCCCAAGGGTGAAGTGGCATAAAACCAATGTTTGCTTTGTCCAGGATGGTAGTCAGTAGTCACGTGTGGCCGGCtactaagcacttgaaatgtggtatGATTGAGGACTTTCACTTTTGATATTATTTAACTagtttaaacttaaaaatttttaaaacggATCCTTGATCCtgttattagaaaaattttagaaatgtttggaACAACTTGAGTATATGGATCTACTTCAACTGCAAACATTATGAAATCTAAATGCagatcaagtatttttttttttttttttttgagacagagtctcactttgttgcccaggctagagtgagtgccctggcgtcagcctagctcacagcaacctcaatctcctgagctcaagcaatcctcctgcctcagcctcccgagtagctgagactacaggcatgtgccaccatgcccagctaattttttctatatatattagttggccaattaatttctttctatttatagtagagacaggggtctcactcttgctcaggctggtttcgaactcctgaccttgagcagtcctcccgccttggcttcccagattgctaggattacaggcgtgagctaccgtgcccggccagatCAAGTATTTTTAATGCAAGTGTAGTGTCCAAATTGACATGTGCTGTTATGAGAACATTTCAAAATCCTAGTGCAAAGAAGGTAAAATAGCTCATTAACAACTTTCATATTAGTTGCAAGTTGAAATTATAACATTCTGGATGTATcgggttaaataaatatattcttacaaTGAATGCCACCTGTTTCGTTTTGCCTCTTCGCTGTGGCAAGAGGAAGGTTTGCAGTTACATGTGGAGCTCATCATATTTCGACTGGCCATCGCTGGTCTGGCATGGAGAAGGTACCCAATAGACATCATTTGAATTGAATCAGACATGATTAAATCGGCTAGGGGGTTAATGGCCAACAGGGTGTAATGAGGCGATTGGACCACAAGGTGGTGCTCACACCCGAGAGAaattctctcttctccccacACCTGCGAGAGGGGCTGGGCTGCCTCGCCTACCTTTCCCAGGATCCGCCAGTTAAAATACTAGCACATGCAGCCAATAAATGAACCTGAGATGTCAACTTGTTCgcccttttcctcttcccccttTACCTCTTTGGGGCAGCTGTTATTTGCCCTTGCAAAGAGCTGCCAGATGGGATGGGAAACAGAGGCCGAACGTTCCTCAGCTTCTAAGCCCCAGACCCCCCGGGGCCAGGTGCCAGGCAGGAGGAATTAGGAGGCAGAACTGGTTTTGTTTCTCCGATGCAGCCGTGCGAAAGAGCCATTTGGCCCAACGTGGTTAAATGAAGCATTATCAGATTTCACATCGCAGCAGAAGAGGCTGCAGAAGTTCCCACGCTCATGCACTGGGCACCAAGGTGTCCATCGCAGTGTTATTTATGGTGCTCAGAGTCAAAGGCAGCCTGGGTGTCTGTCGGGGGGTGCAGGTGGGAGCACCCATAGGGTGTCCTTGGCAGAAGACGGACCCTCCAGCAGCCGGAAGAACAGACGAGACTGTCCACACCGTGACATGAATGGATCTGAGTGACAACAGCAAAAAGCACAGTGAGACCTACAATCCAATACTGTTGACATAAATTGAAATTCATCCAAACACAAATACGCTGTGTGTACGAATGCCTACAAACAAAAGTCTACGCGGTAAATGTGGTAGAATGGTGGCTTCtggcagggaaggaagagaagcaggCAGGCGAGTGGGGGAGATAAAAATGAGTCAGAAATAAGTGAAATGGGTGCAGGATTGAGTGCGAACCATTGAAGGTTATGGGACAGTGGGGACCGGccggcctgggtttgaatcctggctctgccacttaacatgggtgacctcaggcaaattAGCTAACCCCACctgcctcatctataaaatgggataatgataGTTCCTACATTGCAGGGTTGTCCCAAGCATTAAATAACCTAGAATGTATAGTTTAGAATAGTCCATAGCAAAGCACTATCTAAGCACTGGCTGTTTTTATAAGTTTCATAAACTGAAGATCATGGTGATACAATTCATTTTCTGCACCTGAGGTTAGTAAAAGTGGAAAGGAAATAGGAGGCTCCTGGAACTAGGGGTGGGGACAGAAGGGGAGgttcaagaaaaagagaaaacgaTCTATTTGGATGTGTACCTGGTACCTCTGGAGtctggcaggggtgaggggacagCAAAGATGTCTGCGTCAGGGTGGATGAGGTTACACTGCTGGATCAGACAGTCCCAATATCTCAGCAGCTTAAACcaactgacttcttttttttgagacagagtctcactctgttgcccaggctagagtgccgtggcatcagcctagctcacagcaacctcaaactcctgggctcaagcaatcctcctgcctcagcctcccgagtagctgggactacaggcatgcgccaccatgcctggctaattttttttttctatatgtttttagttggccaattaatttctgtctatttttagaagagacagggtctcgctcttgctcaggctggtctcgaactcctgagctcaaataatccgcctgcctcggcctcccagagtgctaggattacaggcgtgagccactggcccCAACTGACTTCTTTCTCACTCGTGTCACGATGGTTGGCTGGTCTGTACTCCGGCAGGGGGGAAGGCAGCAGCGCTCACAGTCATTTTAAATGTTCCCGTCCACAAATGACAGCTGCTTGCTGACCCAATTgtgtcacatggccacacctaacGTCACAAGAGTGAGCAGGAACAATCCTTCACGTGCCCAGAAGGAGAGAGAGTTCAGATATTTGTGAGCGTCTCCAACAACCATCTCGAAACCCCCTTTGAGTTTAGGGATCTGTGGGCTGAGACAATTTGTACCTCCAGCCTGGGGGTGGCTCAGAGAGCAGATGAACCTGTCAGGGAGGTTCCCGCACGCCTCATGATGGGGCAGTGTAATAGTCAGCTATTGCTGCGTAACAAACGATCCCCGAAATGTTGCAgctaaaaacaataaacatttattatctcacacttTCTATGAGCCAAGAATTTGAAAGTGTCTTAGCTGGACAGTTCTGGCTCCGAGTCCCATGAGGTTGCGGTTCAGACATTCGCTGGGGCTGCAGTCCCCGGAAGGCAGGACTGGCGCTGGAGAATCTGTGTCCAAGATGGCGCACTGGCAAGATGGCACCCGCGCTGGGCAGAACACCTCTGGCCTCTACTCCTTGCTGCCTGGGCCCCTACGCAGGCTTCTTAGAGATCCACGAGACACAGGAGCCAACCTGGCCAGGTGCAAACAGTCCAAGAGCAAGCTGGGGGCCAGCAGCAATGTCCCTTTCTGGCCAGCCTCGGAAGTCATATGTGATTACTGCCACCACAGTCTGTCCATTAGAAGCAAGCCATGAGGCCTGGCCCACGTTCCAGGGAAGGAGAATTAGggtccacctttttttttttttttttttttttaaacattttttgacagagtctcgctttgttgcccaggctagagtgagtgccgtggcgtcagcctagctcacagcaacctcaaactcctgggctcgagcgatccttctgcctcagcctcccaagtagctgggactacaggcatgtgccaccatgcccggctaattttttatatatatatcagttggccaattaatttctttctatttatagtagagacggggtctcgctcttgctcaggctggttttgaactcctgaccttgagcaatccgcccgcctcggcctcccaagagctaggattacaggcgtgagccaccacgcccggctagggTTCACCTTTTGAAGGGAGGAGAGTCAAGGAGTTTGtggatagattttattttattttattttttatttatttaggccaCCCTAGCTTCGGTTGTGGATATACTTTAAAACCACCCCAGGCAGCCATGTGGCGGAGTGGTGGTGGGTGCGTTTGGTCCTAGAAGGCTGTGGATGGCTCTGTTAGTGTCCCAATGGCTCAGGGGAGTTACAGGAGATGAGACAGGTACTGTTTTCACCCCATGGATAAAGGGGGAAATGGAGGCCCAAATTGAGGCCCAAAGAAATTCCACGGAGcactgggattcgaacccaggcagtCAGGTTCCGGAATCCATGCGCTTAACCActacactatatatataaaaaaaaaaaaaagtggcgtTTTATGCTCGTCTGAGTTTGTGACTGTAAACAGTTGTGCCTGCAGCCCTGATATTTCCAGAGGGTAAACTGTGCCCCGCGACCCTTGCAATGTACGGAAAACGTGTGCATTgccacagatgtggaaactgaggctcggctGGTCAATCTGCTCGCGCTGGGTCGCTCAGGCAGAGACAGGCAGGAGCGGGCCGGCagcctgcggggggggggggggtgtcacgcGGCAAAGCCCTGCCGAGCGACACTAACGGCCCATGCGCGTTGGTGTGCAGCGGGCGGAAGAGAATGCCTGGGAAATGGTTCTCGGGACTGGCTGCGAGCCCAGCGTGGAGGAGGGAATCAGAGGAGCTcgcggggcaggggtggaggggtgaTTTCCCCGCCGTCCGCCGCCCACGCCCAGCCCCGTCCCCGGGCCACGCCGTGTGGCTGCAAACACAGCGGCTTGTTCTCGTGCACGGGTGCAGGGAGGCTGGGCCGGTGCACACCCCTGCCGGGCATGCGCCCACCGGACGACGGTGCTGGCGTCATGTCACCAGGTGACGAGCTCAAGCTGGAAGCGACCCAAGCATCCGTCAGCGGGAGACTCACTAGATAAGCCGGAGTGGCGCGTTCGTCGGAGGCAGCAGGGCACAGCAGCGGGACGAAAAGCCCAGCTGCCCAC harbors:
- the IZUMO2 gene encoding izumo sperm-egg fusion protein 2 isoform X2; amino-acid sequence: MALALALLLLLGRGAPGGRGCLQCVDSVNEALDKLRAAIIPGRFHREQLQARAQALLRGMQGPFFRDYALNVFAGKAEADQLDLVASFVRNQTQRLLVYSMKDELLLEELVTLRANAIKELKTVLRSYELKACDPQLCYQLNEEVLDCLQCQIIKSKCIPKKYCFGWLTAALASSTRCHDQTDPSTIKNVSGHFQMSPWG